A stretch of Saccharothrix texasensis DNA encodes these proteins:
- a CDS encoding cupin domain-containing protein has translation MSYTGDVGEVSAVWRPVAEAPTIDRPLTQARLVGTGDVTRGQFGLFEWRMQPHAGGPAAHFHKTFSESFYVVSGTVRLFDGETWVNAVAGDFLYVPEGGVHAFRNDADEPASMLILFAPAPPREEYFRELAEIAESGRRLSPDEWTELYARHDQYMV, from the coding sequence TGTCGTACACGGGTGACGTCGGCGAGGTCAGCGCGGTGTGGCGGCCGGTGGCGGAGGCGCCGACCATCGACCGGCCGCTGACCCAGGCCAGGCTGGTCGGCACCGGCGACGTCACGCGCGGGCAGTTCGGCCTGTTCGAGTGGCGGATGCAGCCGCACGCGGGCGGCCCGGCGGCGCACTTCCACAAGACGTTCTCGGAGTCGTTCTACGTGGTCTCCGGAACGGTCCGCTTGTTCGACGGCGAGACGTGGGTGAACGCGGTCGCGGGTGATTTCCTCTACGTGCCCGAGGGCGGCGTGCACGCTTTCCGCAACGACGCCGACGAGCCCGCGTCCATGTTGATCCTCTTCGCCCCGGCGCCGCCGCGCGAGGAGTACTTCCGGGAACTCGCCGAGATCGCGGAATCGGGGCGGCGGTTGAGCCCGGACGAGTGGACCGAACTCTACGCCCGGCACGACCAGTACATGGTCTGA